Proteins co-encoded in one Meiothermus sp. genomic window:
- a CDS encoding ATP phosphoribosyltransferase regulatory subunit has protein sequence MIPEGTRYFLPPEARLRRELQERLINLLYSWGYEPVELPALELYDPQHALAERAFKLVDKTGEVLALRSEFTTAVAGLLRSNGRLVTGQPVRLQYAGNLWLREANAELGRSREFSQVGAELVGVSSPMADAEVLELAWACLQLAGFAEAKIEVGLPALVRDLLDATGLPGEQKERLRQAIHRKNSPELEALLGDYRVHPGLQKALLALPDLYGGREVLAEARGLPLSDKAQADLDWLEAVLALLPEVPLLLDLGRARLLNFYTGLNFQAYTPDFGLPLLGGGRYDGALLPFAAGFALGLERVMEALRLPLSEPPPEVLALDRALARQLRAEGRRVELAWTRNLADLREYAREKGIRWLAVDGQLEEVDPQH, from the coding sequence ATGATCCCCGAAGGCACCCGCTACTTTTTGCCCCCGGAAGCCCGCCTGCGCCGCGAGCTGCAAGAGCGCCTGATCAACCTGCTGTATAGCTGGGGCTACGAGCCGGTGGAGCTGCCGGCGCTGGAACTTTACGACCCCCAGCACGCCCTGGCCGAGCGGGCCTTCAAGCTGGTGGACAAAACCGGCGAGGTGCTGGCCCTGCGCTCGGAGTTCACCACCGCGGTGGCGGGGCTCTTGCGGAGCAACGGGCGGCTGGTAACCGGCCAGCCGGTGCGCTTGCAGTACGCTGGGAACCTCTGGCTGCGCGAGGCCAACGCCGAGCTGGGGCGCAGCCGCGAGTTCAGTCAGGTGGGGGCCGAGCTGGTGGGGGTCTCGAGCCCTATGGCCGACGCCGAGGTGCTCGAGCTGGCCTGGGCGTGTTTGCAGCTGGCGGGCTTTGCCGAAGCCAAGATCGAGGTAGGGCTCCCCGCGCTGGTGCGGGATCTGCTGGATGCCACGGGCCTGCCCGGCGAGCAAAAGGAGCGCCTGCGCCAGGCTATCCACCGCAAGAATAGCCCGGAGCTCGAGGCCCTGCTGGGGGACTATCGGGTGCATCCCGGCCTGCAAAAAGCCCTGCTGGCCCTGCCCGACCTGTACGGCGGACGCGAGGTGCTGGCCGAAGCCCGCGGGCTGCCCCTATCGGACAAGGCCCAGGCCGACCTGGACTGGCTCGAGGCCGTGCTGGCCCTGCTGCCCGAGGTGCCCTTGCTGCTCGATCTGGGCCGGGCCCGGCTGCTGAACTTCTACACCGGCCTCAACTTCCAGGCCTACACCCCCGACTTTGGCCTGCCGCTTCTGGGCGGGGGCCGCTACGACGGTGCCCTGCTGCCTTTTGCGGCGGGCTTTGCTCTGGGCCTCGAGCGGGTGATGGAGGCCCTGCGCCTGCCGCTTTCCGAACCCCCCCCGGAGGTGCTGGCCCTGGATCGGGCCCTGGCCCGCCAGCTTCGGGCCGAGGGCAGGCGGGTGGAGCTGGCCTGGACGCGCAACCTTGCCGATTTGCGTGAGTACGCACGGGAGAAGGGCATCCGTTGGCTGGCAGTGGATGGACAGCTGGAAGAAGTTGACCCTCAACACTGA
- a CDS encoding tripartite tricarboxylate transporter TctB family protein encodes MTDRIVGILILLLALGYGLEASRMQVGFLSDPLGPRPFPYIIAILVGLSALWLLFKPDPNPTWPAPRFWPVLGLVLLSLVAYAYLVVPLGFILTTTLEMTLLSVLFGARWWQGLGGALAFTLAVYFLFTEGLGVTLPVGRIFG; translated from the coding sequence ATGACCGACCGCATCGTAGGCATCCTGATTTTGTTACTGGCCCTGGGGTATGGCCTCGAGGCCAGCCGGATGCAGGTGGGCTTCCTTTCCGACCCCCTGGGCCCCCGGCCTTTCCCCTACATCATCGCCATTCTGGTGGGGCTTTCGGCCCTGTGGCTCCTCTTCAAGCCCGACCCCAACCCCACCTGGCCGGCCCCGCGCTTCTGGCCGGTGCTGGGGTTGGTGCTCCTGAGCCTGGTGGCCTACGCCTACCTGGTGGTTCCGCTGGGCTTTATCCTCACCACCACCCTCGAGATGACCCTGCTCTCGGTTTTGTTTGGGGCGCGCTGGTGGCAAGGCCTGGGCGGCGCGCTGGCCTTTACGCTGGCGGTCTACTTCCTGTTCACCGAAGGCCTGGGCGTAACCCTGCCGGTGGGCCGGATTTTCGGATAG
- a CDS encoding tripartite tricarboxylate transporter permease — protein MDILQALLNGFGVALEPLNLLLVVLGCLVGTLIGVLPGIGPISGVALLVPLTFALKMPPESALILLAGIYYGAMYGGSTTSILLNIPGETSSVVTAIDGNKLAKQGKAGPALAMAAWGSFIAGTLSVVGLMTLGPLLAQWAIRFGPAEYFALMVFGFSTLSALAGKNMFKALIATGFGLMLATVGQDPQSGISRYTFGFLQLEDGMDFLVVAIGLFAVSEVLMLLEEKTPGAMRAQVGRIYLSFKDFMGSLFTILRSSVLGFLIGVLPGAGASIASFVAYTTEKRLLGDKARFGEGDLRGVAAPESANNAAAGGAMIPLLTLGLPGSGTTAIMLGALMSLGVTPGPQMFQQHPEVVWGLIASMYVGNAVLLLLNLPLVGLFVRLLAVPAWFLIPAVLAISFIGVYAVNNNPFDLLLMAVFGLVGYLMRKLEFPLAPVLLGLVLGYLMEINLRRAMTISNGDVGYLFSSPIAVGLWVLAGLSLLAPVLVARFRKQGLGGDEEL, from the coding sequence ATGGACATCCTGCAAGCGCTTCTAAACGGTTTTGGGGTGGCCTTAGAGCCCCTCAACCTGCTCCTGGTGGTGCTGGGGTGCCTGGTGGGTACGCTCATCGGGGTGCTGCCCGGCATCGGCCCCATCAGCGGGGTGGCCCTGCTGGTGCCCCTCACCTTTGCCCTCAAGATGCCGCCCGAGTCGGCCCTGATTCTGCTGGCCGGCATCTACTACGGGGCCATGTACGGCGGCTCCACCACCAGCATCCTGCTCAACATCCCCGGCGAAACCTCGTCGGTGGTCACCGCAATTGACGGCAACAAGCTGGCCAAGCAGGGCAAAGCCGGCCCGGCCCTGGCCATGGCCGCCTGGGGCTCGTTTATCGCCGGAACCCTCTCGGTGGTGGGCCTGATGACCCTGGGCCCCTTGCTGGCCCAGTGGGCCATCCGCTTTGGGCCGGCCGAGTACTTCGCCCTGATGGTCTTTGGCTTCTCCACCCTCTCGGCCCTGGCGGGCAAGAACATGTTCAAAGCCCTGATTGCCACGGGCTTTGGCTTGATGCTGGCCACGGTGGGCCAGGATCCCCAGTCGGGTATCTCGCGCTACACCTTTGGTTTCTTGCAGCTCGAGGACGGCATGGATTTTCTGGTGGTAGCCATCGGCCTCTTCGCGGTGAGCGAGGTGCTCATGCTTCTGGAGGAGAAAACCCCTGGGGCCATGCGGGCCCAGGTGGGGCGCATCTACCTCTCCTTCAAGGACTTCATGGGCTCGCTCTTCACCATTCTGCGCAGCAGCGTGCTGGGCTTCCTGATTGGGGTTTTGCCCGGCGCGGGGGCCTCCATTGCCAGCTTTGTGGCCTACACCACCGAGAAGCGTCTCCTGGGCGATAAGGCCCGGTTTGGTGAGGGCGACCTGCGCGGGGTGGCCGCCCCCGAGTCGGCCAACAACGCCGCGGCGGGCGGGGCCATGATTCCCCTGCTCACCTTAGGCCTGCCCGGTAGCGGTACGACCGCCATCATGCTGGGGGCCCTGATGAGCCTGGGGGTGACGCCGGGGCCGCAGATGTTTCAGCAGCACCCCGAGGTGGTCTGGGGCCTGATTGCCTCGATGTACGTGGGCAACGCGGTGCTGTTGCTCCTGAACCTGCCCCTGGTGGGCCTTTTCGTGCGGCTTCTGGCGGTGCCGGCCTGGTTCCTGATTCCGGCGGTGCTGGCTATTAGCTTCATTGGGGTCTATGCGGTCAACAACAACCCCTTCGACCTGCTCCTGATGGCGGTGTTCGGGCTGGTGGGCTACCTGATGCGCAAGCTCGAGTTTCCCCTGGCCCCGGTGCTTTTGGGCCTGGTGCTGGGCTACCTGATGGAGATCAACCTGCGCCGGGCCATGACCATC
- a CDS encoding Ig domain-containing protein: MRKRPVLGRVLLLGGLVFLGILLAACGSDSQNNQSRQPLRLILRFDTGYVDEPYNTTLTADGGVRPYRFTLEGNLPKGLVYSNGRISGTPQEKGSFELTVSVEDANLSNRTQKVILVIGETPPPRLDQVFPLAEVADPFPYLFRVRDREARGFQAQIPLKDLKLALDSFKADASLLYVLRYNEERGLVDIDAVFTSPRKDLEAFRFTATPPARQKSSARGELPRHPGGLLRQKRQAGHQRPGHRACGQ, translated from the coding sequence ATGCGCAAGCGACCGGTATTGGGCAGGGTCTTATTGCTGGGAGGGCTGGTCTTCCTGGGTATTCTGCTCGCAGCCTGCGGTTCGGACAGCCAGAACAACCAGAGCCGCCAGCCCTTGCGTCTCATCCTCCGATTCGACACCGGCTATGTGGACGAACCCTACAACACCACCCTTACCGCCGACGGGGGGGTGCGGCCCTACCGGTTCACCCTCGAGGGCAACCTGCCCAAAGGGCTGGTCTACAGCAATGGCCGTATCAGCGGCACGCCCCAGGAAAAAGGCAGCTTCGAGCTTACGGTGAGCGTGGAGGACGCCAACCTTTCCAACCGCACCCAGAAGGTTATCCTGGTGATTGGCGAGACCCCACCGCCCCGGCTCGATCAGGTCTTCCCGCTGGCCGAGGTGGCCGACCCCTTCCCCTACCTGTTCCGGGTGCGCGACCGCGAAGCCCGGGGCTTTCAGGCCCAGATTCCGCTCAAAGACCTCAAGCTGGCCCTGGACAGCTTCAAGGCCGATGCCAGCCTGCTGTACGTGCTGCGCTACAACGAAGAAAGGGGCCTGGTGGACATCGATGCGGTCTTTACCAGCCCGCGCAAGGACCTCGAGGCCTTCCGCTTTACCGCGACCCCCCCTGCCCGACAAAAAAGTTCGGCCCGAGGCGAGCTTCCGCGCCACCCGGGTGGCCTTCTACGACAAAAACGGCAAGCTGGCCACCAACGCCCCGGCCATCGAGCGTGCGGCCAGTGA
- a CDS encoding Bug family tripartite tricarboxylate transporter substrate binding protein has protein sequence MRLATLAVVLLAFGGGLAQFTPRNPECIAPAGAGGGWDFTCRSVAQVMQDLKIVTQPIKTTNLTGGGGGVAYANVVTQRNDDPNLIVAASPATTVRLAQGQFSRFTERDVRWLGAVAADFGLVAVKADAPWKTMQELVAAWKADPSKIAVGGGSAVGGQDHMKVLLLGRAAGIEPRSIKYVPFDGGGQALTSLLGGFIQVFAGDASELRAQVEAGTVRVLGMMSPRRLPAPYANVPTLKELGYNVEWVVWRGFYVPKNMPAEAYEFWLRALRQVERSPEWARIREQNSLGQFFMAGAEFQVFIDRQVNQFRNLSRELGIIR, from the coding sequence ATGCGTCTGGCAACTTTAGCTGTGGTTTTGCTGGCTTTTGGCGGTGGACTGGCCCAGTTCACCCCGCGCAACCCCGAGTGCATCGCTCCGGCGGGGGCTGGAGGCGGCTGGGACTTCACCTGCCGTAGTGTGGCCCAGGTCATGCAAGACCTCAAGATTGTGACCCAGCCGATTAAAACCACCAACCTCACCGGTGGGGGCGGGGGGGTGGCCTATGCCAACGTGGTTACCCAGCGCAACGACGACCCCAACCTGATTGTGGCGGCCAGTCCGGCCACCACGGTGCGCCTGGCCCAGGGACAGTTCAGCCGCTTTACCGAGCGCGACGTGCGCTGGCTGGGCGCAGTAGCCGCCGACTTCGGCCTGGTGGCGGTCAAGGCCGACGCCCCCTGGAAAACCATGCAGGAGCTGGTGGCAGCCTGGAAGGCCGACCCCTCCAAGATTGCGGTGGGTGGTGGTAGCGCCGTGGGCGGCCAGGATCACATGAAGGTGCTGCTGCTGGGCCGGGCGGCCGGTATCGAACCGCGCTCGATCAAGTACGTGCCCTTCGACGGCGGCGGCCAGGCCCTGACCTCTTTGCTGGGCGGCTTTATCCAGGTGTTTGCCGGTGATGCCTCCGAGCTGCGTGCCCAGGTCGAGGCCGGTACGGTGCGGGTACTGGGGATGATGTCGCCCCGCCGCCTCCCCGCGCCCTACGCCAACGTGCCCACCCTCAAGGAGCTGGGCTACAACGTGGAGTGGGTGGTCTGGCGGGGTTTTTATGTGCCCAAGAACATGCCTGCCGAGGCCTACGAGTTCTGGCTCAGGGCCCTGCGGCAGGTGGAGCGCAGCCCGGAGTGGGCCAGGATTCGTGAGCAGAACAGCCTGGGCCAGTTCTTCATGGCCGGGGCCGAGTTCCAGGTCTTTATCGACCGCCAGGTCAACCAGTTCCGCAACCTCTCCCGTGAGCTGGGTATCATCCGCTAG
- the dcd gene encoding dCTP deaminase, giving the protein MSVKPDWWIREKAKQGMIEPFEERLVRDGVISYGLSSFGYDLRAAREWKIFANVFHTIADPKGLDPKSFVDYEGDEVIIPPNSFVLARSMEYIRMPDNVLAIAIGKSTYARVGIVANITPLEPGWEGHVTLEFSNTTPLPAKMYAGEGVVQLVFFEGERPEVTYRDRKGKYQGQTGITLPRI; this is encoded by the coding sequence ATGAGTGTTAAGCCCGACTGGTGGATTCGCGAAAAGGCCAAGCAAGGCATGATTGAGCCGTTCGAAGAGCGACTGGTGCGCGACGGGGTGATTAGCTACGGGCTCTCGAGCTTCGGCTACGACCTGCGGGCGGCGCGGGAGTGGAAAATTTTTGCCAACGTATTCCACACCATCGCCGACCCCAAGGGCCTCGACCCCAAGAGCTTCGTGGACTACGAGGGCGACGAGGTGATCATCCCGCCCAACTCCTTCGTGCTGGCCCGCAGCATGGAGTACATCCGCATGCCCGATAACGTGCTGGCCATCGCCATTGGCAAAAGCACCTACGCCCGGGTGGGCATCGTAGCCAACATCACCCCCCTGGAACCGGGCTGGGAGGGGCACGTCACGCTCGAGTTCTCCAACACCACCCCCCTGCCGGCCAAGATGTACGCCGGCGAAGGGGTGGTACAGCTGGTGTTCTTCGAGGGCGAGCGCCCCGAGGTGACCTACCGCGACCGCAAGGGCAAGTACCAGGGTCAGACCGGCATTACCCTGCCTCGAATCTGA
- a CDS encoding peptidylprolyl isomerase: MRAALLIAALLALAIAAFFLWQGNGGAKSSLGGKMEALPYKSDQPVTRFARPEQVIDPTKFDYYAEIETSKGKIGIDLFENEAPITVNSFVFLALHRYFEGVVFHRVIPGFVAQTGDPTGTGMGGPGYQFGLEVTPKLNYDKKGLLGMARTMDPNSNGSQFFITYGPTPNLNQQYTIFGQVVEGMGVVERIAPTEGPQASRERDKILSVKIFARSK; encoded by the coding sequence ATGCGCGCTGCTCTGCTAATCGCCGCTCTGCTGGCCCTGGCCATCGCCGCTTTCTTCCTCTGGCAAGGCAACGGCGGAGCAAAGAGTAGCCTAGGAGGAAAGATGGAAGCCCTGCCCTACAAGTCCGACCAGCCGGTGACCCGGTTTGCCAGGCCCGAACAGGTGATTGACCCGACCAAGTTCGACTACTACGCCGAGATCGAGACCAGCAAAGGAAAAATCGGCATCGATTTGTTCGAGAACGAGGCCCCCATCACCGTTAACTCCTTCGTGTTTCTAGCCCTCCACCGCTACTTCGAGGGGGTTGTGTTCCACCGGGTGATTCCGGGGTTTGTGGCCCAGACCGGCGACCCCACCGGCACCGGCATGGGCGGCCCCGGCTACCAGTTTGGCCTCGAGGTCACCCCCAAGCTCAACTACGACAAAAAAGGCCTGCTGGGCATGGCCCGCACCATGGACCCCAACTCCAACGGCAGCCAGTTCTTCATCACCTACGGCCCCACGCCCAACCTCAATCAGCAGTACACCATTTTCGGGCAGGTGGTGGAGGGGATGGGGGTGGTCGAGCGCATCGCCCCCACCGAGGGCCCCCAGGCCAGCCGGGAACGCGACAAAATCCTCTCGGTGAAGATTTTTGCCAGAAGTAAATGA
- a CDS encoding GntR family transcriptional regulator — translation MLAPQTEEAYRRLRRMILSLALKPGEPLVERKLEELLAVSRTPIRAAIQQLFREGLVQRTGRVYTVAPLDLAELEEAFEFRSWLEGQIVRVAAARRPNARQLRDLLASVEADLDPEVELEKATDFHLALAKLTGNRFAVASLAQVLQRIYRARYLEITRPQGADQAHTDHLTLIELVQQGKGEEAAAFLQQHLERSREALLESLEGSVLLAAGRS, via the coding sequence ATGCTTGCACCGCAAACCGAAGAAGCCTACCGTCGCCTGCGCCGGATGATTCTTTCGCTGGCGCTCAAGCCCGGTGAACCGCTGGTGGAGCGCAAGCTGGAAGAACTGCTGGCGGTTTCCCGCACGCCCATCCGGGCGGCCATCCAGCAGCTTTTCCGGGAGGGGCTGGTGCAGCGCACGGGCCGGGTGTATACCGTGGCCCCCCTCGACCTGGCCGAGCTGGAGGAGGCCTTCGAGTTTAGAAGCTGGCTCGAGGGGCAGATCGTGCGGGTGGCAGCGGCCCGGCGGCCCAACGCCCGCCAGCTCCGCGACCTGCTGGCCTCGGTGGAGGCCGACCTCGACCCCGAGGTGGAACTGGAGAAAGCCACCGACTTTCACCTGGCCCTGGCCAAGCTCACCGGCAACCGCTTTGCAGTGGCCTCGCTGGCCCAGGTCTTGCAGCGCATCTACCGGGCCCGTTACCTCGAGATCACCCGTCCGCAGGGGGCCGACCAGGCCCACACCGACCACCTGACCCTGATCGAGCTGGTGCAGCAGGGCAAGGGCGAGGAGGCCGCGGCTTTTTTGCAGCAGCACCTCGAGCGTTCACGGGAAGCCTTGCTGGAAAGCCTCGAGGGTTCTGTTTTGCTGGCCGCTGGCCGGTCTTGA